AACCAGATGATATTTTTTATAATGTTTCTCATGAAGTCGTTGATCTATGGGACTGGATGAAAGTGGTGACACAGATATGTTTTTGGTGATTCTGTGAATTTGTGTAGTTACCGATTTAGTAGAAATATGACAACTGAAATTGGAAATGAACATCTAATATTTCTGTGTTAGttaatgaacgattttttggatTATTATGATCATGCAATCCAAATATGTACATTGTTATCGCTATTAGTACACGAATGAATTCTAGAAATTTCATTAAACATTAGAAAGTTGATATAGTTGTTCAAGAGAATTCATTAACGTGCAACTGCTGGGAAAATTTGTAAGAAATCAAATTGGTTACATATACTTATTATTGAttagaaaaacaagaaaatttgTAAGAACATATACTTAACTAAATGATTAGAAATACAGGTAACAACTTATTAGAATCTTATATGCTAAAAATTATTGTTTACCAAATTAAACAGGCTTTTACCATTTTCTTAAGCCAAATTGATGCTTTAGTATCACGTTGTTGTAGCTCTTACGCTCTATTACATGTCTTTTGTTAAGTAAAAGATTAACATACTCTATTACATGTCTTTTGTTAAGTAAAAGACTAACATACTCTATTAAAGAATAGCATATGGTACTTTCAAAGTAAATTACTAGCAATTTAGTCTTTCATGGAATTGACTCAGTCTGAGCCACTTTTGTGTTgtattattttctaaatatagTTGTAATATGTTGGGTAGATAAAAAAGACGTCTCATTTGTTGTCCTCTTCTCGTTATCATCATTACATTCTAAAGTAAACTAAGTCGCTTTCTGAATAATCTTTCTATTTTCAATGGGATCATCCGCCTGTGACGTGCCGGTCATTGTGACTCTGTGATGTGCCCCTAAAAATTAGGTTTTAGCAGTCAAAAGAAGATATGGTACTACTTTTTTTTGGTAGTTGCCAATGCAAGTGAACCTGTTGCAAGGTATAATGGTTTATTaggtaaaaaaaaatacaattatcgGCACATGTCTTGGTCATTAACCTCGAAAATCGCTATAAACGTTtcaataatgataacaaatattattgatgaaattaaatcAAGTGATTGACTTTTTCTTTTTGCTGGAAATGAGTGCCTAAATGCAGACTGATTCGATTATTACTGGTTGGAGAGAGCCTTAACTTCTTCAATCAAGCGCCTAATTCTTCACTGCAGTCGAGtttttgttgagattattagtcccacattgtttgggcaTCAAAGATCCTACGGTTTATAATCCCTTAAGGTCCCACATTGTTtggacctctccactcattgccaattggttttgagttggatgcccgcagactttaatttGGTaacagagcaggctatttgtgtcgagtcagttgaccgcacctttactccgcatcacccgatttaattgtccacgtgttagacccaacgagactacacatgagggggcgtgttgagattattagtcccacattgtctgagCATTTAAGATCCTACAGTTTATAattccttagggcctctccactcattgacaattggttttgagttggatgcccgtattctaaaaGTTTTCACCATTAAGGATCAATTGTTGGCTGTCTCCCTCGATAGTAATACAAACGTCAATGCAAGTAGAACACCATGAGCCTCGGCCAGAAGAGGATCATTTCGATTTAAAATTTGGAAGCAGCACCTTGGAATCTAGTTCTCTTGAATTGTTGTTACACAAACTAACGATACATTATGCCTCTGAGCAATCAAAGAGTTGTATGGGAGTTAACTAGGACACGTTATGTCTCAGACGCTACCCTAGATTGTCTAGGAACACCATAAGCGTACGTCCACGAAATTAGATAAGAcggaaaaatataaaattgaagtgTCCAAAAGAAAAACCTTTTAATGTAATAGTGAGGGGGGGACACAACCAGAgctaaagtaaaaaaaaaaataccatcaAACAAAACAATCCTTGCATCACAATTGAAATGAGAGGACAAATCTTTATGCTCGCCTGAACCTGAAACGCGTCGTATCAATTTCCTCACTCAGAGCAACTCGGTCTACCTCACCCAGAGCAACTCGGTCTAACTCATCGATAACATGATCCCATGGAGTACCGACCCCACATGGATGAACCGTGTATCTCTTTGAATTTTCCCCCATGGCTTCCAATGATACCAAGGTATTTACGTGAGCAACTGCTTCGACACACTCCAAATAATCGGCTGACGCTTCGTtggaaatcatcttcaaaactgTTGTTGTCTTGTCATAACAATAAAGCACAGATTCATCATATAAAAATATGATTTGCCCATTCTTCGCAAGTAAAATTGGCAAAAAGTGACTTTCACGAGAACCTACTACGGGTTCGTAATCAAAATCACACTCCATACGCCAGGTTTCCTTCGAGTCATTACTTTCCATCAAGGACCAGATTTCTATGCGTAACTTGTCCATATAGTAACACAACTGCCTTCCAAGCGCTACAAGGCCACATTTATCTTCGTTCTGAAGGTTTTGCATACAAGGAGGGGCAGGCAGCaaccgaaactcttccttagccaagtcaaatttcacaacttTGTTGTACGTAGTCCAATAAATAGCATCCTTTACACAAATACCCTTACCATCCCACGACATATCCAGTCGATAGGGAATCTCACCTATCGCTCTCCACCCAAAACcactgccaagtgtgtatacttcaACAATTCCTTCTTCATAATCGACGTAATGGAttctaacaaccttgtactcattggttgaaCTAACGTACCCAAACCCGCATGCAGTTTGGTTAACCATGCTAACCACTCCTCCTTCTATACGAAAAAATTCGGGATCAACAAGGTCTTCTTCGTTTACAACTAGTTGAGGAAGATACACATATTCTCTGGTAAGAGGATTGCAGATATAGATGGGATCTATAACCAAATGGTGGTGTTGAAATGCACAAACCAAACCATTGCAGGAGCCAACCAAGTGAATATGTAAAGGTTTATGGTGCATACGAGGATGATAGATCCTTTTCAGATTTTGATTGTAGATATATTTCTCATCGTTGTTAATCCTATCAATTAGTTGTCCTCCATGGAAAAGTAAAGTTCTGTAGACGTCAGGATCGTCGGTGCGACCAGCAAAAAAGAGACCTGGCTCCACCTTAGCAGCTAGATTATCTTCGTCCCCATCGTGGAGATGGTTAAGCAGGCGCCTGAGGTGCATACTAGCAAAGTGATTTCCCCGGATGAGTTTCACCCATTTCTTACAAACTAATTTGCACCCTAAAACAGATTCAGCTGGAACCCGAGAGAGGATATCTTGTACGATATCCGCGGGAAGAGACTCCATGAATGATTGTTGATCtaataacaaaaaacaaaaaccaaaaagtaAGAAAAAATCTAGCTAGtttcagaaaaagaaaaccaTGGTGGATGTGCTTTTCTACGATGCTAGACCCTTTTtattatttataggcttcaatgatTCCGAAAACAACACCGAGACTGAAAAAAAGAAATCACCCACTGGAAGCAGAACTGCACTACAAAATGGAAATCGCCTTAGTTTGACAATCAAACTAAACCCTAGGCCCACTTGGGATTCTGTCACCTCCAAGTGTCATATGACGTCAAGACATGTCAAACGTTAACACGTGTCATCATAAAATAATGCATCAGGGGTCATATGTTGTTAACTCGTGTCATTATAAAGTGCTTGAGGTGTCACATAGTAAACGTGGCAAAATAAAGTCGACTTTGGTCTACGTGTCGTTTGCATGCTagttttgtgctaatgtttttgcgGATTCCTCAAAAACAACGTTTCatggaaactagcaagggagatAAAACATGGACAAACAAACtgcaaacacaaaacaacaacaacaacactaccTTTGCCTTGCGAGTCTCCCAATATTAATACTAGGGAGCCTCCGGAGTCTGCACAAGCTACACCTATTGTGGTGGTGGAACCATCCATACGACCACCATCTAAAACTGCTGCTGAGGCAGTTGAACCATCACCATGATAAGTATCGCTTTTAGAATCCTTAAGGCCCATATCAGTTTTTTTTAATATGCTTCACCTGCAGTTTGCACAAATATTtagaaataatgaaacaaataaGTTTGAAGCAGGACCCACACTGTATATGCCCAAAACAAAGCAATTTTTGTCACAACCATACGGTACTAGTACTGGTATGACATGCCAATATAAACTAATGCCAGAGGTTTAACAAGGACAGGCTCCCCACCAAGCCCATACATTCGGGCTGGCCTAATTTCCACCCGACCCACCAACCACAAACACTACACTAAAAATTTAGCTCCTCTTCAAGAGTTTCGAACACAAGACCTAGCAAAAAAATAGTCACGTAGGATCCACTGTTCTACGGCACAGAACCTGTTTTTTCTGGTCCGTcgctttttgattttcttcaggtCAACACACATACtatagtttttgatttttttcaggtCAACACACAATAGTTGACTCGGTCCACGTGTAGTCCGTCCCCAAGAATAATGTTGACACGAAAATTAGTAATGGAGAAggttttttctaaaaataaaaatctttttatCAGTTAATCTCACGGAAATAGGCGATTATAAATAAAGGATCAGTTAGTTCTTGTTTCACCAAATGTTTATTCGAGCTGCTTGGATAAATTAATTTATCGAAATAAAAAACAGTTGATCTTATTTCTTTGCTTTGTCTAGAGCATTTGATCTAAGAAGAAAATTAAAACCAAACCCAATTCCTGACACAGACAAATTTGCTAAACGAAACCCAAGGAGCAGACCTGAGGAGAAACAGGAAGTGCCATTCACacagaaattatgaatattggatttttcttttcttagtagAATTCGGAATTTAGATTGAAGGTAAAGAAACTGAGATTCACATTGAATGATTAATCATCAACGAAAACGATCTGGAAACAAAGCTGGTGATTTTTGCATGAGTCTCACATGATttaaatgaaactaaacaaggCTGGTGATATTGCACCAGTCTTATATGTAAAACGATCTCTATGCAAAAAATAAACCAAGACCAAAACCAGTTTCACGCAAAACAATCAAACACAACAAGCCCAGTCATCCTTGTACAGCAGGACATTTACTTGCAAAAGCACCGTGTATATGCACCAGCAAACAGTCGTATCAGCAACGGATGGATGTGAGTTATACAGAAAATACGGAACATCACCAATACTACCAAACCCAAGTCAGCACAAGCAAGGCAATCAAATCATATCAGAATGCACAACAACATAATCA
This genomic interval from Papaver somniferum cultivar HN1 unplaced genomic scaffold, ASM357369v1 unplaced-scaffold_107, whole genome shotgun sequence contains the following:
- the LOC113328315 gene encoding F-box protein At3g07870-like codes for the protein MGLKDSKSDTYHGDGSTASAAVLDGGRMDGSTTTIGVACADSGGSLVLILGDSQGKDQQSFMESLPADIVQDILSRVPAESVLGCKLVCKKWVKLIRGNHFASMHLRRLLNHLHDGDEDNLAAKVEPGLFFAGRTDDPDVYRTLLFHGGQLIDRINNDEKYIYNQNLKRIYHPRMHHKPLHIHLVGSCNGLVCAFQHHHLVIDPIYICNPLTREYVYLPQLVVNEEDLVDPEFFRIEGGVVSMVNQTACGFGYVSSTNEYKVVRIHYVDYEEGIVEVYTLGSGFGWRAIGEIPYRLDMSWDGKGICVKDAIYWTTYNKVVKFDLAKEEFRLLPAPPCMQNLQNEDKCGLVALGRQLCYYMDKLRIEIWSLMESNDSKETWRMECDFDYEPVVGSRESHFLPILLAKNGQIIFLYDESVLYCYDKTTTVLKMISNEASADYLECVEAVAHVNTLVSLEAMGENSKRYTVHPCGVGTPWDHVIDELDRVALGEVDRVALSEEIDTTRFRFRRA